A genomic segment from Montipora foliosa isolate CH-2021 chromosome 9, ASM3666993v2, whole genome shotgun sequence encodes:
- the LOC137969378 gene encoding protein tweety homolog 3-like isoform X1, translating into MAANCSGGIFINPPKIADFFHSLSHLNFDFNNVSSIFIPTLPDYQQVLCLYVIGPCIFGGVVFLIFCGHFAASCCSCSKLQRPKLKCAIVLRCILLLTSVLSSGFVIAAFVFNDTVHLGVRRVLAAADNVNDSFIDIQSKISCIKDDLLDLESNIVDLESCPGVTDVDHAHIHELRGYVDDIIISVVKIKKVDLPPVEDDVRDIEYIRWMSTFGTLCIIIVTCLLIIFAVLRGSRCGFVLGMIAGTVSLLLVWLSVGVDLALSVGMSDLCEHPKETLYHYVKDQLASKGIVQYYVECPIGEHNPYQRYADKAQSTLDVALDTFSVLKKGVQPLNQHCQKKLDGCNKNLRNSQTSLAVIIKNLDCKFVHQEFKSANCYVCEVVVNGIARLLLVSLIIGVLVIIILSLVLPIYHRIPKHRKNRNLFNLFWSDSPLGTPYQSISEDDSISETVPLNSSAPLPCTYNSVNHSSLEFHSIEESGAIRQFLTPNETEPLPASSAKVNPAPSNPVIPSTRGQITSMAF; encoded by the exons ATGGCCGCAAACTGCAGTGGTGGAATCTTCATCAATCCGCCGAAAATCGCcgatttctttcattctttgtCTCATCTTAATTTCGATTTTAACAACGTTTCTTCGATTTTTATCCCTACTCTTCCAGACTATCAACAG GTCCTATGCCTATATGTCATTGGTCCTTGTATCTTTGGTGGCGTTGTTTTCCTCATTTTCTGTGGGCATTTCGCAGCAAGCTGCTGTTCTTGTAGCAAACTGCAAAGACCCAAGCTGAAATGTGCTATAGTTTTGAGGTGCATTCTTCTTTTAACATCTGTTTTATCGAG tggATTTGTAATTGCGGCATTTGTGTTTAATGATACTGTACATCTTGGGGTGCGGAGAGTTTTAGCTGCTGCTGACAATGTTAACGACAGTTTTATTGACATCCAATCAAAG ATCAGTTGCATAAAAGATGACCTTTTGGATCTGGAAAGTAACATAGTTGATCTAGAGAGCTGTCCTGGTGTCACAGATGTTGACCATGCCCATATTCATGAGCTAAGGGGCTATGTTGATGACATCATCATTTCAGTTGTGAAGATAAAGAAAGTAGATTTACCGCCTGTCGAGGATGATGTTCGGGATATTGAGTATATTAG GTGGATGAGCACATTTGGAACGCTGTGTATAATTATCGTTACTTGTTTGCTGATTATCTTTGCTGTCCTTAGAGGAAGCAGATGTGGATTTGTGCT GGGAATGATTGCTGGAACTGTTAGTCTTCTTCTAGTTTGGCTAAGTGTAGGAGTTGATTTGGCTCTTTCAGTT GGGATGTCAGACCTTTGTGAACACCCTAAAGAAACTTTATATCATTACGTGAAGGATCAACTGGCATCAAAGG GTATTGTACAGTACTATGTGGAATGTCCCATTGGTGAGCACAATCCATATCAAAGG taTGCTGACAAAGCTCAAAGTACTCTGGATGTAGCTCTGGATACATTTTCTGTTCTTAAGAAGGGG GTACAGCCGCTCAATCAACATTGTCAGAAAAAACTCGATGGCTGCAATAAGAACCTGAGAAACTCTCAAACCAGCTTGGCAGTCATTATCAAGAACTTAGACTGTAAATTTGTACACCAG GAATTCAAAAGCGCCAATTGTTATGTATGTGAAGTCGTGGt AAATGGCATCGCCAGGCTCCTCTTAGTGAGTCTGATTATTGGTGTTTTAGTGATTATCATCCTGTCTTTAGTGTTACCTATTTATCATAG AATACCAAAGCATCGAAAGAACCGAAAtttgttcaatttgttttg GTCCGATTCACCTCTTGGCACTCCTTACCAGTCTATTTCGGAAGATGATAGCATATCTGAGACTGTTCCTCTGAACTCTAGTGCTCCACTGCCATGCACG TACAACTCTGTAAATCATTCATCGCTGGAATTCCATTCCATTGAAGAATCAGGGGCCATACGACAGTTTTTAACTCCTAACGAAACCGAGCCGCTCCCAGCATCCTCTGCGAAAGTAAATCCTGCACCCTCCAACCCCGTGATTCCCAGCACAAGGGGACAGATCACGAGCATGGCTTTTTGA
- the LOC137969378 gene encoding protein tweety homolog 3-like isoform X2: MAANCSGGIFINPPKIADFFHSLSHLNFDFNNVSSIFIPTLPDYQQVLCLYVIGPCIFGGVVFLIFCGHFAASCCSCSKLQRPKLKCAIVLRCILLLTSVLSSGFVIAAFVFNDTVHLGVRRVLAAADNVNDSFIDIQSKISCIKDDLLDLESNIVDLESCPGVTDVDHAHIHELRGYVDDIIISVVKIKKVDLPPVEDDVRDIEYIRWMSTFGTLCIIIVTCLLIIFAVLRGSRCGFVLGMIAGTVSLLLVWLSVGVDLALSVGMSDLCEHPKETLYHYVKDQLASKGIVQYYVECPIGEHNPYQRVQPLNQHCQKKLDGCNKNLRNSQTSLAVIIKNLDCKFVHQEFKSANCYVCEVVVNGIARLLLVSLIIGVLVIIILSLVLPIYHRIPKHRKNRNLFNLFWSDSPLGTPYQSISEDDSISETVPLNSSAPLPCTYNSVNHSSLEFHSIEESGAIRQFLTPNETEPLPASSAKVNPAPSNPVIPSTRGQITSMAF, translated from the exons ATGGCCGCAAACTGCAGTGGTGGAATCTTCATCAATCCGCCGAAAATCGCcgatttctttcattctttgtCTCATCTTAATTTCGATTTTAACAACGTTTCTTCGATTTTTATCCCTACTCTTCCAGACTATCAACAG GTCCTATGCCTATATGTCATTGGTCCTTGTATCTTTGGTGGCGTTGTTTTCCTCATTTTCTGTGGGCATTTCGCAGCAAGCTGCTGTTCTTGTAGCAAACTGCAAAGACCCAAGCTGAAATGTGCTATAGTTTTGAGGTGCATTCTTCTTTTAACATCTGTTTTATCGAG tggATTTGTAATTGCGGCATTTGTGTTTAATGATACTGTACATCTTGGGGTGCGGAGAGTTTTAGCTGCTGCTGACAATGTTAACGACAGTTTTATTGACATCCAATCAAAG ATCAGTTGCATAAAAGATGACCTTTTGGATCTGGAAAGTAACATAGTTGATCTAGAGAGCTGTCCTGGTGTCACAGATGTTGACCATGCCCATATTCATGAGCTAAGGGGCTATGTTGATGACATCATCATTTCAGTTGTGAAGATAAAGAAAGTAGATTTACCGCCTGTCGAGGATGATGTTCGGGATATTGAGTATATTAG GTGGATGAGCACATTTGGAACGCTGTGTATAATTATCGTTACTTGTTTGCTGATTATCTTTGCTGTCCTTAGAGGAAGCAGATGTGGATTTGTGCT GGGAATGATTGCTGGAACTGTTAGTCTTCTTCTAGTTTGGCTAAGTGTAGGAGTTGATTTGGCTCTTTCAGTT GGGATGTCAGACCTTTGTGAACACCCTAAAGAAACTTTATATCATTACGTGAAGGATCAACTGGCATCAAAGG GTATTGTACAGTACTATGTGGAATGTCCCATTGGTGAGCACAATCCATATCAAAGG GTACAGCCGCTCAATCAACATTGTCAGAAAAAACTCGATGGCTGCAATAAGAACCTGAGAAACTCTCAAACCAGCTTGGCAGTCATTATCAAGAACTTAGACTGTAAATTTGTACACCAG GAATTCAAAAGCGCCAATTGTTATGTATGTGAAGTCGTGGt AAATGGCATCGCCAGGCTCCTCTTAGTGAGTCTGATTATTGGTGTTTTAGTGATTATCATCCTGTCTTTAGTGTTACCTATTTATCATAG AATACCAAAGCATCGAAAGAACCGAAAtttgttcaatttgttttg GTCCGATTCACCTCTTGGCACTCCTTACCAGTCTATTTCGGAAGATGATAGCATATCTGAGACTGTTCCTCTGAACTCTAGTGCTCCACTGCCATGCACG TACAACTCTGTAAATCATTCATCGCTGGAATTCCATTCCATTGAAGAATCAGGGGCCATACGACAGTTTTTAACTCCTAACGAAACCGAGCCGCTCCCAGCATCCTCTGCGAAAGTAAATCCTGCACCCTCCAACCCCGTGATTCCCAGCACAAGGGGACAGATCACGAGCATGGCTTTTTGA
- the LOC137970279 gene encoding uncharacterized protein — protein MPGKCLFNERWFENSSYKLWLERDTDKYKAKGKVCMKTFDVSNMGESALSSHEKGKKHINLMEKQRSGTTVDIRNLLTNSPSTVSQPATGSNNSRSTTSLASNGGSTSASSSLTGLSDFVTRNDTLAAEIWWALKVNSSHYSYKSCEDISFLVQQMFPDSNIAKKFTCGEKKASYLTCFGIAPHFKSLLKEKVKSADGYVLLFDESLNHELQKKQMDFHVRMWNHDKVETRYFASEFLGHASAEDMLDKFHSCKEDLSFGNLIQLSMDGPNVNWKFYQMVEDELKNDYSCTLLNTGSCGIHIVHGAFKDGCEAAGWTVQKTLGSLYWLFKDSPARRDDYSKVTGSSVFPLKFCQHRWLENVAVAERALEVWPDIVTFVNAVKEKKVKDPKTKSYEIIKSSCSDPLMPAKIAFFASVAKQITPFLTAFQTDKPMLPFMGNSLCTLLKSLMGRFIKNELMAEATSVLKILNMKPTDKEQQVDYHKVDVGFVAQKMLREKSSNLSERQVLEFRVGCKDFLAKTVAKLFDKTPINYRLVRSMSCLDPRLMASEKESCEKKMKRILEILVEARRLKSAECDEVMYQFSQFLDYCSDNPDFEKFDPNEPTSRVDTLLYEHMAGDKQLAKVWQVVKLLLLMSHGQATVERGFSVNKQVAVENLSERSFIAQRIVHDHIESVGGLANVKISKPLLVSSAGARQKYLSHLEEQKRIKVSQEKMLKRKSTMEEIDLLKKKKKQFETDVEGLIKTADEFADKAENSRQLTWITKSNSLRRTAKDKMVQLKEIEKQLDGKLQQLRND, from the coding sequence ATGCCTGGGAAATGCTTATTTAATGAACGTTGGTTTGAAAACTCTTCCTATAAATTATGGTTGGAACGTGACACGGACAAGTATAAAGCGAAGGGCAAAGTTTGCATGAAAACATTTGATGTGTCAAACATGGGCGAATCGGCGTTGTCAAGCCATGAGAAGGGAAAGAAGCACATTAATCTTATGGAAAAGCAACGAAGTGGCACAACCGTTGACATAAGAAACCTTTTGACGAACAGCCCTTCCACTGTTTCTCAACCGGCAACTGGAAGCAACAACTCTAGATCAACCACATCCTTAGCGAGTAATGGCGGGAGTACATCGGCCTCGAGTTCATTAACAGGTTTGTCAGACTTCGTGACAAGGAATGACACTTTGGCTGCTGAAATTTGGTGGGCACTGAAGGTAAATAGCAGTCATTATTCTTATAAATCTTGCGAAGATATCAGCTTTTTGgttcagcaaatgtttcccgACAGCAACATTGCTAAAAAATTTACATGTGGGGAAAAGAAGGCCAGTTATCTTACTTGTTTTGGCATTGCACCACATTTCAAAAGTCTTCTTAAGGAAAAAGTGAAATCTGCAGATGGTTATGTACTTTTGTTTGATGAGAGCTTGAATCATGAACTGCAAAAGAAGCAGATGGATTTTCATGTTCGCATGTGGAATCATGATAAAGTTGAAACTCGTTACTTTGCTTCAGAATTTCTTGGGCATGCCAGTGCAGAGGACATGCTCGATAAGTTTCATTCCTGCAAAGAGGACTTAAGCTTTGGAAATTTGATCCAACTCTCCATGGATGGGCCCAATGTAAATTGGAAATTTTATCAAATGGTAGAGGACGAATTAAAGAATGATTACAGCTGTACTCTCCTTAACACTGGCAGTTGTGGGATACATATCGTGCATGGAGCTTTCAAAGATGGTTGTGAAGCAGCTGGATGGACAGTGCAGAAAACCCTTGGGAGCCTTTACTGGTTGTTTAAAGATAGTCCAGCTAGAAGGGATGACTACAGTAAAGTAACAGGTAGCAGTGTATTCCCCCTGAAATTCTGCCAACACAGATGGCTGGAAAATGTTGCAGTTGCAGAGAGAGCACTTGAAGTATGGCCTGATATTGTCACATTTGTTAATGctgtgaaagaaaagaaagttaaagatccaaaaacaaaatcttaTGAGATCATCAAAAGTAGTTGCAGTGATCCCCTGATGCCTGCAAAAATTGCCTTTTTTGCATCAGTGGCAAAACAGATAACACCTTTCCTCACAGCATTTCAAACAGACAAACCTATGTTGCCATTTATGGGCAATAGCTTGTGCACTTTGTTGAAATCATTGATGGGCAGGTTTATCAAGAATGAACTTATGGCTGAGGCAACATCTGTTCTAAAGATCCTTAATATGAAACCTACTGATAAAGAACAGCAGGTAGACTACCACAAAGTTGATGTTGGCTTTGTGGCACAAAAGATGCTGAGGGAGAAGTCAAGCAATTTAAGTGAGAGGCAAGTGCTTGAATTCAGAGTAGGATGTAAAGATTTTCTTGCAAAAACAGTTGCCAAACTGTTTGACAAAACACCAATTAACTATCGACTGGTAAGAAGCATGTCATGTTTGGATCCAAGGCTAATGGCATCAGAGAAAGAgtcatgtgaaaaaaaaatgaagagaatTCTTGAAATTCTTGTGGAAGCCCGTAGATTGAAGAGTGCTGAGTGTGATGAAGTGATGTATCAGTTTAGCCAGTTCCTTGATTACTGTTCAGATAATcctgattttgaaaaatttgacccAAACGAGCCCACTTCAAGAGTTGACACACTTTTGTACGAACACATGGCAGGTGATAAGCAACTGGCTAAAGTGTGGCAAGTGGTTAAGTTACTGCTGCTTATGTCTCATGGTCAAGCCACAGTTGAAAGGGGCTTTTCTGTAAACAAACAGGTTGCAGTTGAGAACCTTTCAGAAAGATCTTTCATTGCTCAGAGGATTGTTCATGATCATATTGAATCAGTTGGAGGCCTGGCCAATGTTAAAATCTCAAAACCGCTTCTGGTGTCATCTGCTGGAGCTCGACAAAAGTATCTTTCTCATCTAGAAGAGCAGAAAAGAATTAAAGTGTCCCAGGAAAAAATGTTGAAGAGAAAATCAACAATGGAGGAGATTGAtttacttaaaaagaaaaagaagcagtTTGAAACTGATGTGGAGGGTCTTATTAAGACTGCTGATGAATTTGCAGATAAAGCTGAAAATTCACGACAGCTTACTTGGATTACAAAATCAAACAGCTTACGACGAACTGCCAAAGACAAAATGGTACAGTTAAAAGAAATCGAAAAACAACTTGATGGAAAGCTCCAACAACTCAGGAATGATTGA